Genomic DNA from Niabella ginsenosidivorans:
GAAAACATACCGGCCGCTGAAAAATCTGGTGCCTGCGGATTCCTTCAGGATGGGTTATAATGGCTTAACCGGTTCGGAGATCACGGTAAAATTCCGGTATGCATTCCAGGAAAAATTCATTGAATCTAACTTTTTCAGAAGCAGCCTTGGGAGCAGGTACCCTATTGTTGAAGCTTCTGTTACCAGAGGTATTTCAGGTTTTCTGGGAGGTAATTATAATTATACAAAGGTGCTGGCAAGCGTTTCCCATATTTTAAAAATCCCGCCGTTAGGGGTTATCAATTATCAGGTTTACACAGGTAAAACATTTGGTACGGTACCTTATATGTTCTTAAATGTAGCGCCCGGCAATGAGCTGTATTATTATAACCGGTATGCTTTTAATATGATGAACCGGTATGAATTTATTAATGACCGTTTTGCCGGTATTAATTTTGAGCACAATATCGGTAATGGTATTTTCAAATTGTTCCCCAAATTAAAATTCCGCCAGTTGTATACCGTTAAGGCCTTATGGGGCACGCTTTCTGACGCAAACAAGTCACTGAATTTTAAAGAAGGGCATAATTTTCAGTCGCTGGATGGAAAGACCTATATGGAAGTGGGCACGGGCATTGATAATATCCTGCGTTTTTTCAGGGTGGATTTTGTCTGGCGGGTATTGCCCAGGAGCTCCATTAAAACCAGTACTGCCCATTTTGGCGTTTTTGGAAGCGTAAGGCTGAATTTTTAGATGCCGCACTTTTAGCGTTGATAAATAGTTACCACGTTTCCTTTGCCGCAGATGACCATTGAAGCCAGGTCAATGAACAGGCCATGTTCCACCACTCCTGTAATATGATCCAGCTCTTTTGCAAGAGCAGCCGGATCATCAATAAGCCCAAAGTCTACGTCAAGGATGTAATTGTGCTGGTCAGTAAGATACACCTGGCCGTTCCTGTTGCGTAAAACCGCTCTTCCGTTTAAAGCGCTTAGCTTACGGGCCACGGCATTGGATGCAAAGGGAATTACTTCAACCGGAACTTTAAAGGCGCCCAGTTTTTCAACCTGCTTGGATGAATCGGCAATAATGATCTGTTGTTGCGTAATGGATGCCACAATTTTTTCCCGCAACAATGCGCCGCCGCCACCCTTTATTAATTGTAGCTTGCTATCAAACTCATCAGCCCCATCAATGGTTATGTCAATTGCAGTAACTTCATTAATATCTGCCAAAGGAATAGCCAGCGCTGCTGCCATCTTTTTTGTTTCTTCTGATGTAGGAATGGCTTTGATCGTCAATCCTTCCTTTACCATTTCCCCAACGCTCTGAATGGCAAAATAGGCAGTAGAGCCCGTACCCAAACCTATTATTTGCCCTTCTTTTATATAGGTTACCGCTTTTAGAGCGGCGTTCTTTTTTTCCTGTTCGTTCATGCTAAGGTATTTAATGTTTTGATGATAATGGCACAGGCTTTTTCAATGATTTCTTCAGCAATGGTAAGCGGCGGGCAGACCCTGAACGCGGAGGGAGCAAATAAGAACCAATCGGTAAATACACCCATCTCTTTATTTTGAAGAATGGCATCAATCAGCTTTTTATTTGCCTCAAATGTTCCTAAATCAACAGCCATCCATAAGCCAAAGGAATGAATGCTTTTGATCTTCGGGTGTTGTAATAAAGAGCTGAATAACGCTTCTTTTGCGGCTACACCTTCAGCCAGTTGCTCTTCCAGTAATACATTTAGCGCGGCATGGCCGGCAGCACAGGAAACAGGATGCCCTCCAAACGTAGTGATATGGCCTAATACAGGGTTTTCTGTAAGGGTCATCATTATTTTCCGGTCGCTTATAAAAGCGCCCAACGGCATTCCTCCGCCCAGGGCTTTGCCCAGTAATAAAATATCGGGCACCACGTCAAAATGCTGAAAGCCCCATAATTTCCCGGTGCGCCCGAATCCCGCCTGTATCTCATCCAGCACCAGTAATGTGCCCGTTGCAGCACATTGTTGCCGTACTGCCTGTATCCATTCTTTTTGTGGGGCTATAATTCCTCCTTCGGCCTGAACGGTTTCTAAAATAACGCAGGCTGTTGTTTCATTAATTTCATGCAGCCAGTCGTAAGAGTTGTAATTAACATGTAAAATACCGGGTAATAGAGGCCGGTAGGCATTGCGCCAGTATTCATCTCCCAAAATGCTCAATGCGCCTTGCGTAGAGCCGTGATAGGAGTTTTTTGCCGCGATGATCTTTGTGCGGTTGGTAGAACGTTTTGCCAGTTTCATAGCCCCTTCCACAGCTTCTGCTCCTGAATTGGTAAAATAAACAGAATTGAGGGAATCCGGTAAATGGTCAGCAAGCAGTTGGGCATACTGTACCTGAGGGCTCTGCACCACTTCTCCGTAAACCATTACGTGCAGGTAAGCATCCAGTTGCTTTTTAATGGCATCAATCACAGCCGGATGCCCATGCCCGGTATTGGCCACACTGATGCCGCCAATGAGGTCAATATATTCTTTACCGTTTCTGTCAAAAAGACTGGTACCCTTTGCTTTTGAAACTTCAAGAGTGAGCGGAGCCGAAGAAGTTTGTGCTACATGCCTTAAAAAAAGTTCGCGCTGATTCATGGGCTTCAAAATTACACACTTACACATGAAACAGGAAACCAGTGGTATTTTCCTATTTTTGCTAACAATTGTTCGGGTATGAAGGTTGATACTTTACGTATAGTTACAGCGGCTTCCCTGTTCGATGGGCATGATGCTGCCATTAATATAATGCGCCGCATATTGCAATCAAAGGGTGTCGAAATTATCCATTTAGGCCATAACAGGGCGGTACAGGAAATTGTGGAATGTGCTATTGAAGAAGACGCGCACGCCATTGCCATTACCAGCTACCAGGGTGGGCATATAGAGTTTTTTAAATACATGAAGGACCTGCTGGCAGCATCAGGCTGTGGTCATATAAAGATCTTTGGGGGAGGGGGCGGTACCATTCTGCCTCATGAAACTGAGGAACTGCATGCTTATGGTATTGACAGGATCTACAGCCCGGATGATGGAAGAAAACTGGGTTTAGAAGGAATGATTGATGATCTTATTAAGATTACCCGTTCCAAAGAAAGCAGGGAGGCTTTTAATAATGCACCTGAAAGCTGGAGCGGAGAACCGCCGTTGGGCGAAGCCAAAGACATCCGGCAGATTGCCCGGGCTATTACTTTGGCCGAGCTGGGTCGTGCTCATTTGCCGGAAGCATTCAAACAAGCGCATACGCGTAAAGCGCCGGTATTGGGCATTACAGGTACCGGTGGTGCGGGTAAATCATCTGTGACTGATGAACTGGTGCGCCGATTCTTACATGAATACGCTGATAAAACCATCGCGGTCATTTCTGTTGACCCCTCCCGGAAAAAAACGGGTGGTGCCCTGCTGGGCGATCGTATCCGTATGAATGCCATTGCTCATCCAAGAGCCTATATGCGTTCTATGGCTACGCGTAATGAGCACGCTGCCTTAAGCGGAGCCATACAGAAAGCGATTGACGTGTGCCAGTCCGCAGCCTTTGATTGCATTATCCTGGAAAGCGCCGGCGTGGGCCAAAGCGATGCCTCTATTGTGGATTATGCAGATGTGAGTATATACGTAATGACACCTGAGTATGGCGCGGCCTCTCAGCTGGAAAAAATTAATATGCTGGACTACGCGGACATCATTTGTATTAACAAGTTTGATAAAGCAGGGGCTCAGGATGCATTAATGGAGGTAAGAAAGCAATACAAAAGAAATCATTCGTTATGGCATACGGCAGATGATGAGTTGCCCGTAATAGGAACAGTTGCTGCAAAATTTAATGACCCGGGCGTCAATGAACTGTTCGTAAAAATGATACAGGTATTGAATAAGAAAACTGAAGCAGGGTTTAACGAGCTTATTTCCTTTCAGTATTCAGCCCAGTTGGAGCGGTCTGTTATTCCTGGTAAAAGAGCACGTTATCTTTCAGATATTGCAGATGCTGTGCGGCAGTATAATCAATGGGTGGGAGACCAGGCGGCTGTTGCAACAAAGCTGTACCAGTTAGAAGGCGTAATAAAAATGTATGAATGAATGTGCTACGCAGACAAAAAGTGAATATTAAGGAAAGAGAGTTAGAATGAAAGAAGCTATCATAAAAGAACAGTTGCAGGCGCAGCAGCAGCAACTGTCAACAGCTCTGGATGCCGGCAATAAGCAATTGCTGCAACAATGGCCGCTGTTACTGGAACGATATAATAAGGACGTATTTGAATTTACTGTGCGGGATAAAACAATCAGCCTGCCTTTAACAACCAATTCCTTAAGCGGTACGAAGATTAAAAAGATCCTGCTTCCGAAGTATAAGGATTGGGGCGATATCCTGAAATGGCAGCTACAGGAAAATGTTCCCGGCAAATTCCCTTTTACAGCAGGTGTGTTTGATCTGAAGCGGCAGGAAGAAGACCCTACCCGCATGTTTGCGGGGGAGGGCAGCCCGGAAAGAACCAATAAGCGCTTTCATTACGTAAGTGCAGATGCACCCGCAAAACGGCTCAGTACGGCATTTGACAGCGTTACGTTGTATGGAGAGGATCCGGGGCATCGCCCGGATATTTATGGAAAGATAGGCAACAGCGGTGTAAGCATAGCTACGGTTGATGATGCTAAAAAACTGTATAGCGGTTTTGATCTTTGTGATCCTGCAACCTCCGTTTCAATGACCATTAACGGGCCGGCTCCCATCATCCTTGCATTCTTTTTAAATGCTGCCATTGACCAGGAATGTGAGAAGTATATTGCCGCGCATGATCTGTGGGACAAGGTAGCGACAGTACGCAAAAAGAAATTTGAACATACAAAGGCGCCTGTATACTTTAATCCCCTGCACCCGGAAGGGCTGCCCCCGGGCAATAACGGACTGGGTTTGCAATTGCTGGGATTAAGCGGCGATGAGGTCCTTGATAAAGAAACCTACGAGCGTATTAAAGGTGTTGCATTAACAAAAGTGCGGGGCACGGTACAGGCTGATATTTTAAAAGAAGATCAGGCACAAAATACCTGTATTTTCTCTACGGAGTTTGCATTGAAGCTTATGGGCGATGTTCAGGAATATTTTATTGAGCACAGGGTACGCAATTTTTACAGTGTAAGCATCAGCGGGTATCATATTGCAGAAGCCGGTGCCAACCCTATCACCCAGCTTGCTTTTACTTTGGCCAACGGGTTTACCTATGTAGAGTACTATCTGAGCAGGGGAATGCAGATAGATGATTTTGCGCCGAACCTTTCCTTTTTCTTTAGCAACGGAATGGATCCGGAGTACAGCGTAATAGGCCGTGTAGCCCGGCGTATATGGGCCAAGGTTATTAAGAACGTTTATAAGGGAAATGAACGTTCTCAGAAGCTGAAATATCATATACAAACATCAGGGCGCAGCCTGCATGCACAGGAAATTGATTTTAATGATATCCGCACTACATTGCAGGCTTTATATGCGATCTATGATAACTGTAATTCACTGCATACCAACGCCTATGATGAAGCCATTACAACGCCCACAGAGGAAAGCGTGCGAAGGGCGATGGCAATACAGCTAATCATTAACAAAGAACTGGGAACGGCCCGGTCAGAAAATTTTATACAGGGAAGCTTTGCTATAGAAGAGCTGACGGATCTGGTAGAAGAAGCGGTGCTGATGGAATTTGACCGTATTAACGAGCGGGGCGGTGTTCTGGGGGCTATGGAACGTATGTATCAGCGTAATAAAATACAGGAAGAAAGCCTGTATTATGAAATGAAGAAAAACGATGGGAGCCTCTCCCTCATTGGAGTCAATACCTTCTTAAGCAAACAGGGAAGCCCTACCGTTTTACCCAATGAAGTGATCCGCAGCACCCCTGAAGAAAAAGAACAGCAAATCCGGAACCTGAAAAATTTTCTTGAAGCTAATAAAGACAAAAGTGCAGCAGCGCTTGCAACGTTAAAACAGGCTGCTGTAGAAGGGAGAAATTTATTCAACGTTCTGATGGAATGCGTAAAAGCCTGTTCGCTGGGGCAGATCACACACGCATTATATGAGGTTGGTGGTCAATATCGCCGCAGTATGTAATATATTTCCTTAATTTCGTCCGAATCAAAATATAAAATCAGGATTATGGAAACAGGTTTGCTTCACTTACATAGTTTTTTGCGTTGGGTAATACTTCTTTTATTATTGATTGCCATCTTCCGGAACATTGGTGCCGGTAACCGGCCATTTACCAACGGGGATAAAAAAGTAAGTTTGTTTTTAATGATTGCCGTAGACATTGAGCTGTTAATAGGATTGATACAGTGGTTCACCGGTTCATGGGGACTAAAACAGTTAACATCCCGGCCTATGGGCGAAATTATGAAGGACGCTGTAGCCCGCTTTTTTACAGTGGAACATATTACCATGATGCTGATTGCCGTGGTACTAGTACATATTGGCAAAGCTGCGGGGAAAAAAAATATTTCCGACCGGAAAAAACATCGTAAAACGGCCTTGTTTTTTGTACTGGCCCTGATTATTATGCTGGCTGCCATTCCCTGGCCTTTCAGAGAAATAGGAATGGGCAGAGGATGGTTCTGAAAAGGAAACGCTCCTGAAATAATGAATCACTGACCTGAGGTTGTCTGAAGTAGAGGCAGCCTTTTTTTATTTACACACCCGTTTGTGGAAACAGATGCCCCTATGCGATTCTCAGGAGGTGCATATACCCTTTCAGATGGCTCCGTTTTTATTTATTTTCCTGCTTTTCATCATGCAATCGTTTGCGCACTGTTTACTGTATAGCGATAGAGTTGTTCAAACGATTGCACGGATCTGTGATCGGGCCGGATAAATTTCTACATTTGGCGTTTACCCTCCAGCGGTATTATTGTATTGAAATGTTGCAATACTCCCCGCTGTACTTTTTAATAAAACAGACCTGTCATACCTAAGAACCTGTTTCCCGAAAGCGACTGTTTTGGGGGTGCAGTATTAGTAATGTTTTATAAATAACCATTATTGGCGGGCAGTGAATTGTAATTGACTAAATAAAAGTATATGCTTAAAACAAAAAAAACGAACGCTTTCTGTGGGCGGGCGATGCTTGGCTGCTTTCTGACATTGTTATCGTTCATTCCCCCGGCCGGGTTTACCAGGAATGCAATACCAATGGATTTTGCACATCAGCAGGCGCCGGTAAAAGGAAAAGTTACAGATGAAAATAAAACTCCATTGGAAGGAGTTACGGTTACTGAAAAAGGCACACAAAATAGTACGGTAACCCGTGCAGATGGTACGTTCAGCCTTACCGTAAGTTCTGATACATCTGTACTGGTTTTTTCGGCAATAGGATATCAGACCCTTGAAGTAGCGGCAGCAGCGGCTTCGGAGGTTACACTGGTAAAGCAGGCGCAAACGATAGATGAGGTAGTAGTGGTGGGCTATGGTTCTCAGAAGAAATCCGATCTTACAGGTAGTGTTGCCACCATCAGCTCCAAAAACCTTTCAGAAATCAATGCCCCGAATTTTGTTGATAAGATCCAGGGGCGTGTACCGGGTATGAATATCAATACCGGCAATGCAAAACCCGGAGAGGTGGCGTCTATGACGGTACGGGGCGAAAACTCCATTTCAGCATCCAATCAGCCACTGATTATTTTAGATGGAGTGCCCTTTAATGGTTCTTTTAATGATATCAGCACCAGCTCTATTGAAAATGTATCGGTTCTGAAAGATGCCTCCTCCACCGCCATTTACGGGTCGCGGGCTGCCAATGGCGTTATTATAGTTACTACAAAAAAAGGGCAGAACGGGAAACCGCGGGTGGCCTATAACGGCTATGTGGGCGTTCAAACAGTAGAAAGAAGATTGCATTTAATGAACGGACCGGAATATATCCAGTATATGCGCGATTATCAGGCATCCAAAGGAAAAACAGGTGATGAACTGGATCCTGAAAATTATTTATTTGCAAATGTTCTGGAACAATGGAAAAAGGGTGAGGAAGTGAACTGGCAGGATGAAGTATTTAATAAAGCGGCATTGGTACAGGAGCACCAGTTAAGTATATCCGGGGGCAGTGAAAAATCAAATTATTATGCATCAGTAGGCTATCTGAACCAGGATGGGCTGGTAAAAAATACTTCCTATGAGCGTTATAACGTAGCGCTCGGGTTGAACCAAACGCTGCTGCCCTGGCTGAAATCGGGCTTAAATGTACAGCTTTCTCAGGGAAACACGAACGGCGTTCAGCCAAGTATTGATAATGCTGTAAAGCTGAGCCCCTATGGCAAGAACAGGGATGAAAACGGGAACCGTGTGCTGTATCCCATGTACGCGCAAACGCTTTACCCCAATCCCTTTGCGGATGAAAACGGACTTGATGATAATACCCGCAGAACCGTTTTTGCGGCAGGCTTCCTGGATGCCAAATTACCTATAAATGGCCTGAGTTTTAAAACCTCCTTCGGAACCAACTACCGGCACGAGTTTACCGGTCAGTATTATGGCGCCAATACGTTTAGCGGCATGAGCATGAACGGGTACGGACAAATCGATAATTCAGATTATTTTGACTGGACCTGGGAAAACCTCCTGACCTATGACCGCAGTTTCGGAGATCATAAACTAAATGTGGTAGGGCTGTACAGTGCACAGAAAACAAACCTCAAAACCTCTTCTTTATACGGAGAGGATTTCATTATTGATAACGGGTACAATAATCTTGAATCTGCTTCAAAAAACCAGAAGATCAACTCCAATCTTACCAACACTGCGTTGATCTCCTATATGGGAAGGATCAATTATGGTTTTAAGGACCGTTATTTATTAACGCTTACCGGCAGATCAGATGGTTACAGTGCTTTTTCACCCAATAATAAATGGGCGTTTTTCCCTTCTGTTGCAGGAGCATGGGTCATATCCCGGGAAGACTTTTTTAACAGCAAGCTGTTCAACCAGCTAAAATTAAGATTGTCCTACGGTGAAAACGGAAACCAGGGTGTAACCGCCTATCAGACCTTTGATCGTTTAACAAAGATCCAGTACCTGTTCGGAGACGGTGCTCCCGCAGAAAACGGGCTGGTGATTAATTACAACGGTATCGGAAGTAAAAACCTGAAATGGGAAACAACCCGCTCATTTAACATCGGTGTTGATTTCGGCTTGCTGGAAAACCGGATCAGCGGTAGCCTCGACTTTTATAAAACACACACCTTTGACCTGTTGCTGAGCCGCCAGGTGCCGGTAATGAACGGCTATAATTCTATATGGGACAATGTGGGTAAAACACAGAACACAGGAATAGAGCTGGCGCTGAGCAGTCGTAATATTGTGCACGAGGATTTCTCCTGGAATACGGATCTGACCTTTGCCTATAATAAGAATAAAATTCTTGAATTGCGCGGCGATGGCAAAAATGATCTGACCAATGCCTGGCTGATCGGTGAGCCGATCCGGGTTTTCTATGATTACAATGTTATTGGGGTATGGCAGGAATCAGATGATATAAAAAACTCCTGGCAGCCCAATGCAAAACCGGGTGATGCAAAGCTGGAGGACGTTAATCATGATGGGAAAATAACTGCTGATGACCGCAAAGTCATCGGCTCCAAGATGCCGGCGTATACAATGGGTCTGGGCAATAGTTTTCAATATAAAAACTGGTCCCTGTCCTTATTTCTTACCGGCGCTTTTGATGTGACCAAAGAGAATAATTTTGCTAATATTGAGCGCTTTTTGCCCAATAACGGCGGCAACTTCCTGTCAGATATTCCTTACTGGACGCCCGAACGCCCCAGCACGGAATATGTATCACCGGGGTATACACCGGTCAATAATCACTCTTATTACCTTGATGCCTCTTACTTAAAAATAAAGGACGTGTCGCTGGGCTATGCTTTCCCGGTAGATAAATGGAATGTAAAAGGGATTACAGGTATAAAGGCCTTCATCAATGCCAGGAACCTGTACACGTTTACAAAAGTAAAAGGGTATAACCCGGAAGCACTTTCTGTAAGCGCAACAACGGGCAACCCCACAACAACAAATGTTCTTTCGCCCTACCCGGTGGCGCGTACTGTTTCACTGGGTGTGAATGTTCAATTTTAATAACTGATAAAAATTATTATATGAAGGGTTTTTATAAATTGCAATGGACGTTACTGGCAGCTGTAATGCTGACTTCCTGTAGCAAGCATTTTCTTGATGAAGATACCAGCGGCTTCCTGGCGCCGGATAATACATTTATAAATACAGCAGGCTTTAATGCTGGTATGACCGGTCTGTATGCTTTTGCAAGGCTGGAATTCCAGACCTGGAACAATGATATCTTTTCGCAAGGGGCAACACCCCAGGAAGCATTGCAGGCCGGAACTGATATTGTTGCTATTAAAACAACGGGTACGGATGCCACCCTGGCGCCGTTCTCCAATTACACGCTCAATCCTGCCTCCAGCTATGTAAGAAATTACTGGAAATTCTCTTATGGATTAATTGCAAATGCCAACCAGCTTCTCGCGGCGCTGGAAAATCCTGCCATTTCATGGACGGACCCGGAAAACGATCCCAAGCTGGTTAAGGGCACTGCCGCTTTTTTCCGCGCTTATGCCTACCGGTACCTTGTTACACTGTATGGAGATGTACCCTGGGTAGATAAAGTATCTGTAACACCAAGAACCGACTTTGTGCGGGATAAAAAAGAGGATGTTCTGCAAATGATGATCAATGATTACCGGACGGCATCTGGTAATCTTCCTGAAGATGCAGACGGGGTGGCTGACGGAAAGTTGACCAAATGGGCGGCCCTGCATTACCTGGCCGAAGCCTACCTGATGGCACATAAGCCTGATTCTGCCATTATTGCTGCTAATGCGGTTATTAATTCCGGGTATTTTCATTTGAATGACCAGCGTTTTGGTGCGCAGAAAAGTGCTCCCGGTGATTATTTCCATGATATGTTTATCGAAAATAACCAGAACCGCAAATCCGGCAACCAGGAGACTATCTGGGCCATGCAGCTGGATTTTAATACCCTGGGGGGCGGCGACCGTTACACAGACTGGAGCAAAAGGGCCTGGGTACCTTTTTACGCGCAGCAGGCTGGCTTTTTACTGGCGGATAGCTTAGGTGGCCGCGGACTGGGACAAATAAGACCGTATAAATGGTGGCTGGATAGCTATAAGCCGGGAGATGTTCGTAACTCCGAATACAACATCAAACGGCACTGGTATTATAATGATCCCAGCTCACCGCTTTATGGTAAAGAGCTGGTGCTTACAGACGCCATCCGGGCTTCCGGTAATGTATTTGAAACCACCACCAAATTCTTTTATGGTAAAACCTCGGTTGACCCTGCTTTTGAGGGAAATATGAAAGACCGGGTAAAAGCACGTTTGGCTGAGACCTATCTTTTATTGGCCGAGGCCTATTTGCA
This window encodes:
- the rpiA gene encoding ribose-5-phosphate isomerase RpiA translates to MNEQEKKNAALKAVTYIKEGQIIGLGTGSTAYFAIQSVGEMVKEGLTIKAIPTSEETKKMAAALAIPLADINEVTAIDITIDGADEFDSKLQLIKGGGGALLREKIVASITQQQIIIADSSKQVEKLGAFKVPVEVIPFASNAVARKLSALNGRAVLRNRNGQVYLTDQHNYILDVDFGLIDDPAALAKELDHITGVVEHGLFIDLASMVICGKGNVVTIYQR
- a CDS encoding SusC/RagA family TonB-linked outer membrane protein codes for the protein MLKTKKTNAFCGRAMLGCFLTLLSFIPPAGFTRNAIPMDFAHQQAPVKGKVTDENKTPLEGVTVTEKGTQNSTVTRADGTFSLTVSSDTSVLVFSAIGYQTLEVAAAAASEVTLVKQAQTIDEVVVVGYGSQKKSDLTGSVATISSKNLSEINAPNFVDKIQGRVPGMNINTGNAKPGEVASMTVRGENSISASNQPLIILDGVPFNGSFNDISTSSIENVSVLKDASSTAIYGSRAANGVIIVTTKKGQNGKPRVAYNGYVGVQTVERRLHLMNGPEYIQYMRDYQASKGKTGDELDPENYLFANVLEQWKKGEEVNWQDEVFNKAALVQEHQLSISGGSEKSNYYASVGYLNQDGLVKNTSYERYNVALGLNQTLLPWLKSGLNVQLSQGNTNGVQPSIDNAVKLSPYGKNRDENGNRVLYPMYAQTLYPNPFADENGLDDNTRRTVFAAGFLDAKLPINGLSFKTSFGTNYRHEFTGQYYGANTFSGMSMNGYGQIDNSDYFDWTWENLLTYDRSFGDHKLNVVGLYSAQKTNLKTSSLYGEDFIIDNGYNNLESASKNQKINSNLTNTALISYMGRINYGFKDRYLLTLTGRSDGYSAFSPNNKWAFFPSVAGAWVISREDFFNSKLFNQLKLRLSYGENGNQGVTAYQTFDRLTKIQYLFGDGAPAENGLVINYNGIGSKNLKWETTRSFNIGVDFGLLENRISGSLDFYKTHTFDLLLSRQVPVMNGYNSIWDNVGKTQNTGIELALSSRNIVHEDFSWNTDLTFAYNKNKILELRGDGKNDLTNAWLIGEPIRVFYDYNVIGVWQESDDIKNSWQPNAKPGDAKLEDVNHDGKITADDRKVIGSKMPAYTMGLGNSFQYKNWSLSLFLTGAFDVTKENNFANIERFLPNNGGNFLSDIPYWTPERPSTEYVSPGYTPVNNHSYYLDASYLKIKDVSLGYAFPVDKWNVKGITGIKAFINARNLYTFTKVKGYNPEALSVSATTGNPTTTNVLSPYPVARTVSLGVNVQF
- a CDS encoding aspartate aminotransferase family protein, coding for MNQRELFLRHVAQTSSAPLTLEVSKAKGTSLFDRNGKEYIDLIGGISVANTGHGHPAVIDAIKKQLDAYLHVMVYGEVVQSPQVQYAQLLADHLPDSLNSVYFTNSGAEAVEGAMKLAKRSTNRTKIIAAKNSYHGSTQGALSILGDEYWRNAYRPLLPGILHVNYNSYDWLHEINETTACVILETVQAEGGIIAPQKEWIQAVRQQCAATGTLLVLDEIQAGFGRTGKLWGFQHFDVVPDILLLGKALGGGMPLGAFISDRKIMMTLTENPVLGHITTFGGHPVSCAAGHAALNVLLEEQLAEGVAAKEALFSSLLQHPKIKSIHSFGLWMAVDLGTFEANKKLIDAILQNKEMGVFTDWFLFAPSAFRVCPPLTIAEEIIEKACAIIIKTLNTLA
- a CDS encoding RagB/SusD family nutrient uptake outer membrane protein; its protein translation is MKGFYKLQWTLLAAVMLTSCSKHFLDEDTSGFLAPDNTFINTAGFNAGMTGLYAFARLEFQTWNNDIFSQGATPQEALQAGTDIVAIKTTGTDATLAPFSNYTLNPASSYVRNYWKFSYGLIANANQLLAALENPAISWTDPENDPKLVKGTAAFFRAYAYRYLVTLYGDVPWVDKVSVTPRTDFVRDKKEDVLQMMINDYRTASGNLPEDADGVADGKLTKWAALHYLAEAYLMAHKPDSAIIAANAVINSGYFHLNDQRFGAQKSAPGDYFHDMFIENNQNRKSGNQETIWAMQLDFNTLGGGDRYTDWSKRAWVPFYAQQAGFLLADSLGGRGLGQIRPYKWWLDSYKPGDVRNSEYNIKRHWYYNDPSSPLYGKELVLTDAIRASGNVFETTTKFFYGKTSVDPAFEGNMKDRVKARLAETYLLLAEAYLQKGNTGSAATAINVVRARAKAPLASAGEINTDYLLDERARELIGEEMRRMTLFRFGKEVFYQRVQRNEQSKGVYKDFNWLWPIPQEVIDANTGAPFAQNEGY